CGACGCCACCCGCCTGGATTCGATCATTACGCTGATCGATGCGGAAAACTTCAGCGACGAAATCCTCGATGGCGAAGTGGCCCGCGCCCAGGTGGTGTACGGCGACATCCTGCTCCTCAACAAATGCGACCTGGTGAGCGAGGAGCGCCTGGCCGACGTGGAAAGCCGGTTGCGGGAAATCAAAACCGATGCCCGCATCCTGCGCTCGGTGAAAGGCGATGTGAGCCTGCCGTTGCTGCTGAGCGTGGGCCTGTTCGAAAGCGACAAGGTGGCCGCCGAGCAGAACCACGACGACTGCGATCACGACCACGGTCATTGCGTGCATGACCACGACCACGGCCATACACACGACCATCACGATCACAGCCACCACGATCACAGCAACTGCGATCACGACCACGGGCACTGCGAGCACGAGCACGGCCATTCCCACGGGCACGATCACAGCCACGACCACGACCACAGCCACGGCAACCCCGACCACCTGGCGATCGAAGGCTTCACCTCGCTCTCCTTCAGCAGCGATGGCCCCTTCGCACTGCGCAAATTCCAAAACTTCCTCGATAACCAGCTCCCTGCTGGCGTGTTCCGCGCCAAGGGCATCCTCTGGTTTAACGAGAGCGACAAACGCCACGTGTTTCACCTGGCGGGCAAGCGCTTCTCCATCGATGACAGCGAGTGGGGCTCTGCGGGCGAGCGCAAAAACCAACTGGTGCTGATCGGCAAAAACCTCGACCACCCCCAGCTGCGCAAGCAGCTCCAGGCCTGTGTGGCCAAGGATGCTGGCAAAGGCTTCGCCTGAAGCGATACTGCAAGCAGCGGTTTCCCGGATTCAGACCGGGAAGGCAACGAGGAAAGTTCGGTGGAGGGCTATGGCCCCAGTCCGGCACTGTCCCGCAGCTGTGATGGAGCAGGCTTCCGCCCGCTTCTCAGTCAGAACGCTCGCCGCTTTCACATTGATCCCCCTCAGCACCGGCGCGGACCGGCCCTGCTCATGCCCACCCAACTCACCCGCTCCCTTCTGCTCAGCAGTGCAGCCGGCTTCGGCCTGAGCCTGCTCTCTGCCCTGCCCGCCGGTGCCCATGGCAGCGCCGATGCCGGCGTGATGGCCGGAGCCCTGCATCCGCTGCTGGGGCTCGACCACCTGCTGCTCCTGGTGGGCGTGGGTCTTACCGCAGCGCGTTTCGGGCCTCTGCTGTTGGGCTTTGCCCTGGGCGGAGCGCTGCTGGGCAGCGTGTTCGGCAGCTTCGGCGGCCAGCTGCCGGGTGCCGAACTGCTGGCAGCCCTGGCCGTGAGCGCCGTGGGCGCAGTGCTGCTGCTGAGCGACAAACTGCAACGGCCACTCCCCGTGGTGGGCGCCGTACTCGGTAGCGGCGTGGCTGTGCACGCCCTGCTGCATGGGCAAGAAGCGGCCGGCACCTCCAGCTGGTGGCTGGGTGCACTGCTGGCTTCTGTGCTCACGATTGGGGTGAGTTTCGTGGCAGGCCGTCAGCTGAACCAACGCCAGAACCTGCTTGCTGCCGGCGGCCTGCTGCTGCTTGGTGGTGTTCTGGCCCTCGCACCGCTGTAACGGCATCGATTGCAACACCAGCGCTGGAGGATCCCGCTAGCGTGCGGGCAATCGCGTCCAGCGCTTTGGCCGATCTGCTGCTGCTTTCTGCCGTGATCACCCTCGCCGGTGTGATCGCCTGGCTGGCGGCTGGTTCTGATGACGACAACGGGGGTGGCGGCCTGATGCAGCCCGTGCTGGTACCCGTTCGCTCAAACCGTTACCAGGGCTGATTCAGCCGCAGCGCAGCTCGGGCACAGTGCCCGAACGTTGAGTACGCATTCCAGCAGGCGAAAGCCGTGCAACCCTGCCGCTTGCTCGCCGGCAGAGAGCACGGCTTCGCTCTCAAATTCTTCGGTGTGGCCGCAGCGGACGCACACCAGGTGATGGTGGTCGCGATGGTCGTCATCGCTGGCCAGCTCAAAGCGGCGCCCGCCTTCTGGCAGCTCCAGCTCCCGCAGCAGCTCCATCGAGCTGAGCAAACGCAGGGTGCGGTACACCGTGGCGAGCGACACCCGCTCCTCAGCGCGTAACAAGCGCTGGTGCACTTCCTCTGCGCTGAGGTGGGTGCCTTCTCCCAGGCGCTCAAAGAGCGCCAACACCCGCTGCCGCTGGGGGGTGAGCCGCTGGCCTCGGCCGTGCAGGCTGCTGCGCAGCGCCTCAGCGGGCAACTCAGGCGCCGGGACGGCGGGCATCAGCGGTACGGCGGCGCTGTTCTCAACAGTAACGCCTGTTGCGAACAGCCGCCAGGTCGGCCCGAGCCGTGAGCGCCCCCAGCAAATCCGCCACCGTGCTCACCAAGCGATAGCTGATCACCACCGCCAGCAACGGGGCCTCCGGCACCACCGCGGCCAAGCGCATCAGCAGCACCGCCTCAAACACCCCGAGCCCACCGGGGGCGCCGGGCACCACCAGCCCCGCTGTCCAGGCCAGGGCAAACCCGGCCAACCACCCGCCCCAACCGATCGCAAACGCCAGGTCGAAGGCCTGAACGCAGCAGGCGAAACCGGCAAAGCGCAACAGCACAAACCCCAACTGCGCCAGCAGAGGCGGCCAGGGATAGCCCGGGAGGGCCGGCGGCACATCCAGTGCGGTCTCCGCCCCGGCCTTGTCGAGCAAACCGCGCTCCAACAGCTGGCGGGCCCGTTGCTGCTCGAGCCGCCGCATCAGTGGATTGAGCCAGCGGGGCAGAAGCACCAACAAGGGCAGCAGGCAGAGGAGCCCCAAGCCGGCCTGCCAACCGCCAATCGGCACCAGGGCCAAGGCGGCCACGGCCGCCAGCAACGGATCCAGCAGCACGGCCACCAGCGCCTGGGGCGTGCGCAGTGGCGCCCCCTGCAGCGGCGATTCTGCACTGGGTTCCGCCTGCAGAGCCCGCACCCGTGCCAGCAGGTGCCACACGCCACCCGGAAGGTATTTACGCAGGTTCGAGCTGAGGAACAAGACAACGGCGGCGCTCCATCGCGGCTGATGCCCCAGCCAGCGCAGCACCACCCCCCAGGCCGCTGCATTGGCCAACAGGCTGAGCAGGCTCAAGCCCACACCCAGCAGCAACCAGCACCAGCCCTGGGCATCCACGCTGAGCTGCAGCAGCTGACGCCCGTGACTCGCCAGGGCCGCCAGCAGGAAGCCGGCGCTGGCGAGGGTGACCCACAGGCGCGCACCCCCCGGCAAACGAAGCCTGTTGATCATGGATGAGGCGGCGGCGCCGCAGTGGTGAGGTCATCGTCGACCAGCGCCAACACTGCCCGCCGCAGGCGGGCCAGCGGCAGCTGATGGCGCAGGGCCAACACCACCAGATCATCCGCCTCCGGCTTGCAGAGCCAACTGCCATCGGGGCGACGGGAGCGCTTGATCCGCACAGGCCCCCAGGGGGTCTCCACCACCCCCTGCTCCCGCGGCAACGACCAGCGCTGCAGCTGCTGCTCCCGCACCCCGAGGCTGCTGCCATAACGCCACCACACGGCGCGCAACGCCTCGGCCTGCTCCGGCCGCGCCAGCACCGTGATCAAGCTGGCCGGCCGCCCCTTCTTCATCTGCAGCGCCTGGGAAAACACCTCCAGGGCACCGCTGTTGCGCAGGGCGTCCATCAAAAACGCCAGATCTTCCCCGCTGGCGTCATCGATTTGGGCCTGTTGCTGCAGCAGGGTTTCCTGATGTTCGCCGCTCACCCCTTGGGGTTGGGCCAACACCAACCGCAGCAGGTTGGGCCGATCGAGTTGGCGCGTGCCCAGCCCCACACCCACCGCCTCCGGTACCAGCGCCGGGGCCTGCGCGAAGCGATCCGCCCAGGCGGCCATCAAGGCCATACCCGTGGGGGTGGTGAGCTCCGCCGGCGGGAAGCCCTCGCTGCTGGCGAGGGGCAGCTGCCGCGCCCGCGCCAGCTCAAGCACCGCCGGCGCCGGCAGGGGCAGCCAACCATGGGCGGTGGAGACGCGGCCATGGCCGGCGGGGGGCGGTGTGCAGATCAGCTCGGTGATGCCGAAATGCTGCAAACCAGCGCACACACCCACCACATCCACCAGCGCATCCACCGCGCCCACCTCGTGGAAATGCACCTGATCAGCCCCGGTGCCATGCACGGCCGCCTCGGCATTGGCCAACTGGCTGAACACCGCCAACACCCGCTGCTGGAGCTGGGGCTCCAAGGGAGCTGCCGCCAACTGGGTG
This genomic stretch from Synechococcus sp. HK05 harbors:
- the larC gene encoding nickel pincer cofactor biosynthesis protein LarC, which translates into the protein MQQPGRLAVVDCPTGLAGNMLLAALLDLGLPEAVVHEPLSALGLAEAYRFELQEARSGGLRGLQLQVALTEPSPPHRHWGALRTQLAAAPLEPQLQQRVLAVFSQLANAEAAVHGTGADQVHFHEVGAVDALVDVVGVCAGLQHFGITELICTPPPAGHGRVSTAHGWLPLPAPAVLELARARQLPLASSEGFPPAELTTPTGMALMAAWADRFAQAPALVPEAVGVGLGTRQLDRPNLLRLVLAQPQGVSGEHQETLLQQQAQIDDASGEDLAFLMDALRNSGALEVFSQALQMKKGRPASLITVLARPEQAEALRAVWWRYGSSLGVREQQLQRWSLPREQGVVETPWGPVRIKRSRRPDGSWLCKPEADDLVVLALRHQLPLARLRRAVLALVDDDLTTAAPPPHP
- a CDS encoding lysylphosphatidylglycerol synthase domain-containing protein is translated as MINRLRLPGGARLWVTLASAGFLLAALASHGRQLLQLSVDAQGWCWLLLGVGLSLLSLLANAAAWGVVLRWLGHQPRWSAAVVLFLSSNLRKYLPGGVWHLLARVRALQAEPSAESPLQGAPLRTPQALVAVLLDPLLAAVAALALVPIGGWQAGLGLLCLLPLLVLLPRWLNPLMRRLEQQRARQLLERGLLDKAGAETALDVPPALPGYPWPPLLAQLGFVLLRFAGFACCVQAFDLAFAIGWGGWLAGFALAWTAGLVVPGAPGGLGVFEAVLLMRLAAVVPEAPLLAVVISYRLVSTVADLLGALTARADLAAVRNRRYC
- a CDS encoding Fur family transcriptional regulator; its protein translation is MPAVPAPELPAEALRSSLHGRGQRLTPQRQRVLALFERLGEGTHLSAEEVHQRLLRAEERVSLATVYRTLRLLSSMELLRELELPEGGRRFELASDDDHRDHHHLVCVRCGHTEEFESEAVLSAGEQAAGLHGFRLLECVLNVRALCPSCAAAESALVTV
- a CDS encoding GTP-binding protein, which encodes MTASATSPAREPLTASSPLPVTILTGFLGAGKTTLLNHILSNQQGVKTAVLVNEFGEIGIDNDLIIATGEDMVELSNGCICCSINGELLDAVYRILDRPDPVDYLVVETTGLADPLPVAMTFLGSDLRDATRLDSIITLIDAENFSDEILDGEVARAQVVYGDILLLNKCDLVSEERLADVESRLREIKTDARILRSVKGDVSLPLLLSVGLFESDKVAAEQNHDDCDHDHGHCVHDHDHGHTHDHHDHSHHDHSNCDHDHGHCEHEHGHSHGHDHSHDHDHSHGNPDHLAIEGFTSLSFSSDGPFALRKFQNFLDNQLPAGVFRAKGILWFNESDKRHVFHLAGKRFSIDDSEWGSAGERKNQLVLIGKNLDHPQLRKQLQACVAKDAGKGFA
- a CDS encoding HupE/UreJ family protein gives rise to the protein MPTQLTRSLLLSSAAGFGLSLLSALPAGAHGSADAGVMAGALHPLLGLDHLLLLVGVGLTAARFGPLLLGFALGGALLGSVFGSFGGQLPGAELLAALAVSAVGAVLLLSDKLQRPLPVVGAVLGSGVAVHALLHGQEAAGTSSWWLGALLASVLTIGVSFVAGRQLNQRQNLLAAGGLLLLGGVLALAPL